ACCGTGGGGCGGCAGGCGGTGGCGCAGCCGCGCGACGGCCGAGCCCGGACCGACGGCCACCAGGTCGAGGCGCGAGACCCGGTCGCGGTAGCCGGTGGCCCCGGAACCGGCCAGGGCCACGGCCCAGGCGGCGCCGGCCGCCGCCTGGGCCGTGGCGGCGGGCGAAGCGCCCGCCTGCGGCTCCAGCCACTCCCCCAAGACCCGCTGGGCCACATCCCGCGCTCGGCGGACCAGCTCCGCCCTGGCGATGGCCATGGCTCAACCCCCCGTATCGGCCCGGATCCCGGCGCCGGCCCGCCGGCTCAGCCCTGGCGGTACTGCACGCCGTAGCCGCCCCGCGGGTTGAGCCACTTGATGTTGCGGAAGGGGCAGCCGATGCGGCAGGTGCCGCACTCGACGCAGCCCTCGTACCCCACCAGGATCTTCTGGGCCTCGGGATCCCACTCGTAGACGTGGGCCGGGCAGAACTTGGTGCAGTACTGCTCCGGGCACTTGGTCAGGCACACGTCCGGGTCGATGATGAACAGGTGCGACTGCTTGTCGGCGTTGAACCGGTCCAGGTAGAGTTTGTCCTGGATGCTCATGGGCTTGGCGCCGCCCGAAGCCTGGGCGCCCTCGCCCGCCTGCGCGTCCACCGCCTTGGGGGCCGCCGCGACGGCGGCCGCAGCCCGTGCGCTCATCCGATCGCCCTCCACATGGCGTACAGGTCGTAGGCGATGCGCCAGAGCGGCCGCTGCTGGCGCACCATCCGGACGATCTTCGCCTGCTTGTCCCACTTCGGCGTGCTGTCGACGGTGAAGAACTCGCGCATCACCTGGCTCAACAGCTCGGGATAGTCCCGCAGGAACTGGGGGTTGGCGTCGAAGAACTCGTTGGCGTGGTTGTACTTCCGCAGGTCCTTGAGCACGTACGTCTCCTCGAGCCGCTGCTGGTAGCGACACAGCACCCGGCTCGAGGTGTCGCCCTCCGCCAGGGCCTCCAGGGCGACCTCGCCGGCGATGCGCCCCGAGGTCATCGCCAGGTTCGAGCCCTCGCGGTGGATCGCGTTGGTCAGGCCGGCGGCGTCGCCCACCACCATCAACCCGTCCTTGAACAGGCGCGGGATCGCCTTGTAGCCGCCCTCGGGGATCAGCTTGGCGGAGTACTCGATCACCTTGCCGCCCTCGATCAGCTTGCGCACCTTGGGGTGCTGCTTGAGCCGCTCCAACAGGTCGTTGGGGTTCATGCCGCTGTAGACCAGGTGCTTGACCAGCACCCCGACCCCGAAGGAGAGCGACTCCTTGTTGGTGTACAGGAACGCCATCCCCAGCATGCCGGCGGTGGCGTCGCCCAGCATCTCCACCGTGGCACCCTGACCGGGCTCCAGGCCGAAGCGGTCCTCGATCTTCTCCCGCGGCAGCTCGATGACCTCCTTGACCGCCAGGGCCGCCTCGTCCATCGCCCAGTCATCGTGGAGCCCCGCCTTCTGGGTCAGCAGGTTGTTGACCCCCTCGGCCAGGATGACCACGTCGGCGTAGACCTCGCCCTCGGGCCGGCCCGCCACCACCCCGACCACACGGCCGCGGTCGTCGTGGATCAGGTCGACCACCGTGGTCCGGGTGATCAGGGTCGCCCCGGCCTCTTCCACCTTCTTCGCGAACCAGGGGTCGAACTTGGCCCGCAGCACCGTGAAGTTGTTGGGCGGGTCGTCGGCCCAGCGCGGCGTGCGGTAGCCGAAGGTGACCGCCGCGTCCGGCGTGAGCAGCCAGTAGTTCTGCTCCACGATGGTGCGCTCGATGGGCGCCTCGCGCCAGAATCCCGGCAGCAGCTCGTCCAGCTGGTGCCGGTAGAGCACGCCGCCCATCACGTTCTTGGAGCCGGGGTACTCCCCCCGCTCCAGGATCAGCACGTTGGCGCCGCCCCGGGCCAGGACCAGGCCGGCCGACAGGCCCGCCGGACCGGCGCCGACGATCACCACGTCGAAGCGCTCTGCCACAGCCATCCCTCCGTCAGGCGCCCGCCCGGGCCGCCGCGGCCGCGCCTTCCTGGGCCTCGCCGCCTCCGGCCGCGCCCGCCGACGCCGAAGCCTCGTCCGCCAGCTGGTCCAGCCGGCGTGCCAGCTCCTCCTGCAGCGCGGGGAGGATCTGGAACAGGTCGCCGACCACGCCGAAGTCGGCCACCTTGAAGATCGGCGCCTGGGGGTCCTTGTTGACCGCGACGATCAGTTCCGCGTTCTGCATGCCCACGGTGTGCTGGATGGCCCCGGAGATGCCGAAGGCGAAGTACACCTTGGGCCGCACGGTCAGGCCCGTCTGGCCCACCTGGTGCTCCCGGCCGATCCAACCGGCGTCGACGATGGCGCGGGATGCCCCGACGACGCCGCCGACCACCTCGGCGAAGTCGAAGAGCAGCTTGAGGTTCTTCGGATCCTGGAAGCCGCGGCCGCCGGCCACCACCACGTCGGCCCGCTCCAGCTGGGCCTGGGGGTCGGGCTCGTCGATCACGCCCAGCACCTGGGTGCGCAGGCTGCGTTCGTCCAGGTCCACGGGGAAGCGGACGATCTCGCCGCTCCGCCCGGGCTGGCGCGGCGCGGGCTCCATCATCTTCGGCCGCACCGTGGCCATCTGGGGCCGGTGCTTCTTGCAGAGGATCACCGCCAGCTGCTTCTCGAGGAACGCCGGCCGGATCGCGTCCAGCAGCCTCGTTTCGGGGTCCACGTCGAGCTGGGTGCAGTCCGCCGTCAGCCCGGTCTGCAGCGTGGTGGCGATGGTGCCCGCCAGGTCGCGGCCCGTGCTGGTGGCGCCCAGCAGGAAGATCTCCGGCTTCACCTGGCGGATCGCCGGCGTCAGCACCCGGGAGTAGGCCTCGTTGCGGTAGACCGCCAGCGCCGGATGATCCATCAGGATCACCCGGTCGCAGCCGCGCTCCACCGCCTCCCGGGCGACGGCCTCCACCTGGTGACCGGCGACGAAGCCGATGAGCTCGACCCCCAGCTTGTCGGCCAGCACCCGACCGATGCCCGCCAGCTCCCAGGCGACGGGCGCCGCCTGGCCGCCGTGCTGCTCGATGAAGATCCCGACGCCCCGGTAGGCCTCCAGATCCGGCGTCCCGCCGGGTCCCCGCGCCGCCGCAGACCGCCGCTGGGCCGCGGCGGGTGCGGCGCCCGCCGCGCCGCCGCGCCCGCCGGCCGCCGGGGCGGCGGCCGGGGCCTGCTTCGCCATGGCTCCCTCGCTCACCGTCCTCCTCCCCTCCCTCCAACGGCGCTCAGCGATCGCCGGACGAACCGGCCGCGCCACCCGCCCCCTGGGCCATGGCCGCCGCCATGGCGGCGGCGCGTCGGCTCTCCAACACCGCCTTGCGGAAGGTGGGGTGCGCCAGCAGCCGGTCGGCCAGCTCCCGGGCGGCCCGCCGCGGGTCGCTGCCGTCGATCATCACCGTGTCCCGCTTCCGCTCCGGCGGGGTGAAGGACTTGGCCACGATGGTGGGCGACCCCAGCAGCCCCACCTCGGTGCGGTCGAGCCCCAGGGTCTCGCGGTTCCAGACGATGGGCTTGTGCCGCGCCGCCCGCAGCATGCCGGGCAGGGAGGCGTAGCGCAGCTCGTTGAGCTCCTTCTCGACGGTCAGCAGGGCGGGCAGCGTCGAGCGCACCACCTGGCGGCCGCCCTCCACCTTGCGCTCGACCACGATGTAGCGCCCCTGGGGGTTGACCTCCCGGATGCGGATCACGTAGGTCAGCACCGGGATGTCCAGGCGCGCGGCGATCCCCGGCCCGACCTGCCCCGTGTCGCCGTCGATGGTCTGCCGGCCGCAGCAGATCAGGTCCACGGGCCCGAACTCCCGTTCGATGCGCCGGATGGCCTCGGCGAGGACCCGGCTGGTGGCGAAGGTGTCCGCGCCGGCCATCGCCCGGTCGCTGACCAGGATGGTGCGGTCGGCCCCCACCGCCACCGCCTCCTTGAGCGACTGCTCGAAGAAGGGGGGGCCCATGCTGACCACCGTCACCTCGCCGCCGAACTGGTCCTTGATCTGCAGGGCCGCCTCCAGGGCGTGGACGTCGTAGGGGTTGATGATCGAGGTCACGCCCTGGCGCACCAGGGTGCCCGTCTTGGGGTTGATGCGCATCTCGGAGCTGTCGGGCACCTGCTTGAGGCAGACCACCACGTGCATGCTCCCACCGCCCTTTCCCGCCCGGTGCTGCGCCGTCTCCCATCCGCGCGGCGCGGCTTGCGGGCTGGCCGGGTCCGCCCGGCTGGCGGAGACCGCCGCGCAGCGCGGCCCGCCGGTGGGGACGGCCGGCCTACTTTGTGATACGGTTCACATGTTGGCCTAGAGATTGCTCCCACGTCACCGCCGAGGGACCCGCGCCGCCGCCCGCGGCTCCGTCCCCAGAGGGGTTCGCCATCGTGCCGACGAAGCCTTCACCGTGCAACTTGGTTTGCCTTGGTTTGCCACAACGTGCGATACCCGTCGGTTCGCCTCGTTCGCCACGACGTGCGATCCGTTGGCTCGCCACCCTCAATCCCACTGTATGCCTCTTCGCGGTGGGTTTCAATGCGATCCCGTCTTCGCCGTGGATCGGCGCGGGGACCCGCCGGTTTCGCGCCGCCGGCCTTGGTGTCGCGCCTACAGGCGACGGCGCAGGCGTGGATCCGCGGGCGCGCCGGGGATGCGCCCGCGCTTGGCGACCGGCCGGCCGGCCACCTCTTTGATGTCCATGGTCATGTCCACCGGCGGCGCGGCGGCGACGTAGCTGCCGACGCCGAAGGCATCGGCGCCCGCGGCCTTCAGCGGCGGGATGCGCTCGGGGGTGATGCCGCCCGACACGAACACCCTGACGTGCCCGAAGCCGGCCTGGGCGAGCCGGGCCTTGACCTCGCGGACCAGGCCGGGGGTGACGCCGCCCCGCTCCGACGGCGTGTCGAGCCGCACCGCCGCCAGCCGACGGCCCATGGCCGCCGCCACCCGCACGGCTTCCACCGCCTCGTCCTGGAAGGTGTCCACCAGCACCACCCGACCCTCCTGGGGCGGGAACACCCGGTCCGCCGCCTCGGCCACCGTCAGCGTGTCGCCGGCGATCAGCATCACCGCGTGGGGCAGCGTGCCCACGGGGTCCCGTCCCGCCAGCCGGGCGCCCAGGATGCAGCTGGCGCCGTCCATGCCGCCGACCACGGCGGCCCGCTCCATGACCGGCGCCACGGCGGGGTGGACGTGCCGGGCGCCGAAGCAGATCACCGGCGTCTCCCCAGCCGCCTCCTTCACCTGCCGGGCGGCCGTAGCCCACCCGGTGGCCGAGGCGAGCATGCCGAGCAGCGCCGTCTCGTACAGGCCGAAGGCGCCGTACGGTCCCTGGATGCGCAGCACCACCTGGCCGGCCTCCACCGGTTGCCCCTCGTCGGCGGCCCAGACCGCCACCGGCAGCCCGCGGAGCAGCTCCAGGACCTCCTCCACGCCGCAGAGGATCCCCGCCCGGTTGGCGAAGACGTCCGCCGTCACCGGCGTGTCCAGGGCCCCCAGGTGGCGGAGCACCTCGTAGGTCTTGACGAAGTAGACGTCGGTGGTCGCGCCGCGCCGGATCTCCTCGTGGGTCGCCGAGTGCAGCCGCCCCGGGCCGGGGCGCACCGCGTCCAGCGTCGCGAAGGAGTCGACGCGGCCCTGCGTCGCCGGGGTCTCGGGTTCACCGGCCGATGCCATGGTCGCCCACGCCTCCCTCGTCCCGGCCGCCCCTTGGGGCCGGGGCCGGTTCGTCCCCGTCCGCCGACAGGCCCGCCGCCTCCCGCAGGGCCCGGACCTCGGCACGGGTCAACGGCCGCCAGCGGCCCGGCGCCAGGCGGCCCAATCGCAACGGTCCCACGGCCACCCGCACCAGCCGCACCACGTCCCAGCCCACCGCCCGGCACATGCGCCGGACCTGGCGCTTGCGGCCCTCCCGCAACACCACCTCGACCCACCCGCCCCCGGGGCGCCGGCGCAGGATGCGGGCGGCCCGGGCGCGGGCCGGCCCGTCGTCCAGCAGCACCCCGTCCCGCAGCCGGCGCAGGCGCCGGGCCTCCAGCGGGCCGCGCACCAGCACGTGGTAGACCTTGTCCACCTCGTGGCGCGGGTGGGTCAGGGCGAAGGTCAGCTCGCCGTCGTCGGTGAGCAGCAGCAGGCCCTCGCTGTCGACGTCCAGCCGGCCCACGGGATGCAGACCCGCGAGCCCCACCCGGCGGCAGAAGTCGCCCACGCTGGGACGCCCCTGGGGATCGCGCAGCGTGGTCACCATGCCCCGCGGCTTGTGGAAGAGCACGTACCGCTTGCGGGCCAGGCGCCGGGGCAGATCGCCCAGAGGGCGCCCGTCGATGGCGATCACGTCCCGCTCCGGGTCCGCCCGCGTCCCCAGCACGGCGGGCCGGCCGTTGACGGTGACGCGGCCGGCGGCGATCCACGCCTCCGCCCGCCGCCGGGAGGCGATCCCGGCGCGGGACAGCAGCTTCTGCAGTCGCTCGGCGGGCACCGGTCAGACCTCCACGCGGAAGACGGCCTCCACCTCGACGGCGGCATCCAGGGGCAGCTCCGCCACCCCCACCGCCGAGCGCGCGTGGCGTCCGCGCTCGCCGAACACCTGCCCGAGCAGCTCCGAGGCGCCGTTGACCACCTGCGGCTGCCCGGTGAAGCCGGGGGCGCTGTTGACGAACCCGACCACCTTGACCACGCGCACCACGCGGTCCAGCGAGCCGGCGACCGCCCGCACCACGGCCAGGGCGTTCAGGGCGCAGAGGCGCGCGGCGGCGTAGCCGTCGTCCGGCGTGACGTCACGGCCCACCTTGCCGCGGTAGAGCACCTGCCCCTCGCGCAGGGGCAGCTGTCCCGACACGTAGAGCCACCCGTCCTCCAGCACGCCGGGCACGTAGGCAGCCACCGGCGGCGCCACGGGCGGAAGCGCGAGGCCGAGTTCCTCCAAGCGGCGTTCGAAGGACAACGGACCCCCTCCTTCCCCTCCTCCCCTCTATATTGGCCTCCCCTGCCAGACCCGTCCACGGGCGCCGACGGGCGCCACCGGGGGCGGGATGGCGCCGGCCGGCTCGGTGGGCAGGCGGGGGGTCTCGCCAGCGCCCGGCCGGGCTGCGGTCCCGGGCGGAGGGATGCGGCGCGCGCCGTCGGCCCGGAGAACCCCGCCCGCGGTCCCGCGCGGAGGGACGCAGCCCGCGGCGTCGGCCGGAGGAGCCCGGCCCGCGACGCCGTGGGGAGGAACGCAGCCGGCGGCGCCGTGGAGAGGGATGCGGCTGCGGGCGCCGGCCGGAGCGACGCGGCCCGCGGTACCGGGGGGAGGGACGCGGCGCGGGACGCCGTGGGCAGGACGCGGCCTGCGGCGCCATGGGGAGGGACGCGGCGCCGGGTCCCGCACGGAGGAACCCCCCGTGCCGTCGGCCGGGAGCGCGACGTGCGGCCCGCCGGCCGGGGCGCGCCTCCGCCGGCCGGCGCCCGCGTCGCCCGGCCGTCAGCCGAAGAGGGCGCGGACCAGCAGCACCGAGGTGAGGATGCCGACGGCATCGGCGATCAGGCCGACGGGCAGGGCGTGGCGCGAGGCGCGGATGCACACGGACCCGAAGTAGACGGTGAGGATGTAGAAGGTGGTGTCGGTGCTCCCCTGCATGACGGTGGCGAGCCGGCCGATGTACGAGTCCGGCCCGTGCTGGCGCACCAGGTCGGCCATCAGGCCGAAGGCGCCGCCCCCGGAGAGGGGCCGGACCAGGGCGAGGGGGAGGACCTCCCCCGGCATGCCCAGGGGGCGCAGGAGGGGTTCGGCCAGGTGGACCAGCAGCGCCATGGCGCCCGACTCGCGGAAGGCGGTGATGGCCGCCAGGATCGCCACCAGGTAGGGGATGATCTGCACCCCGATCCAGAAGCCGTCCTTGGCCCCCTCGACGAAGGCCTCGTACACCCGGACGCCGCGGAGGAACCCGTAGATGGGGATCCCCACCAGGAGGGCCGGGATCGACCAGGTCGAGAGGAGCTGGACCAGTTCCCATACCACGGATCGCGCCCCCTCCGGCGGCCCCCTCCCCCCGGTCAGGCGGGGCCCGGGCCGGACGGGTCCGGCGGCGGGGCGGCCGGCGACGCGTCGCAGCGGCGCGGGGCGTCACCGCCGGGCCCGGAGGCTCCCGCGGCCCCGTCCACCGCCCCCGGGTGCGGGGCGTCCGCGGTGTCCGCACCGGGCGGCGGGGGCGGCACGGGGGCCAGGGGCCGCAGGAGCCGATCGGCCGCCAGGGCGGTCACGGTGGCCACGGTGCTGGCGAGCAGCGTGGGCCCCACGATCTCGGCGGGATTGGCCGACCCGGCCGCCGCCCGCACGGCGATGACGGTGGCCGGCACCAGGGTGACGCCCGAGGTGGTCAGCGCCAGGAAGGTCACCATGGCGTCGGAGGCGGCGTGCTTGTGCGGGTTGATGCGCTGCAGCTCCTGCATCGCCTTGAGCCCCAGGGGCGTGGCCGCCGGCCCGACGCCCAGCAGGTTCGCGCTGACGCTCATCACCACGGCCCCCAGGGCGGGATCCCCCGGCGGGATGGTCGGGAAGATCCGGCGCATCAGGGGTTGGAGCCCGCGGGCCACCGCCGTCACCAGGCCGGCCTCCTCGGCGATCTTCATCAGGCCGAGCCACAGGGAGGTGACGCCGAGGAAGCCGATGACCGTCTCCACCGCCAGCTGCGTCGAGGCCATGACGGCCTCGGTGACCTGCTCGACGCGCCCCGTGGCGGCGGCCACGGCCAACCCCACGATCAGCAGCCCCAGCCAGATCAGGTCGAGCACGCCGGTCCCCTCCCCCGTCGCCCGCGGGTCCGGCGGCTGGCGCGGCCGGGCTCCGGACCCCCGTCAATCCCTATGCGGCCGGGGGCGGGCCCATCCCGCCCGCCAGCGCTGCCGCACGACGGGCATGCGGCACGGCGGCACCGACCGTCGTGCCGCGCCGCGGGGGCCCCGTCGCGCCGCGGGAGGCCCCGTCGCGCCGCGACGCGGGGCCCCTCTGGACGGGCGGCCGGCGCCCTCGCAGGCACGGACGCGGACCGTCAGCCCGCGACCGGGGCGGGGATCGTCGCCCGGCGACCGGCGGGCGGATCGTCGCTTCGCTACCGTCACCAGGCGCCGCACGGCCCTACCGCGGCGCCGGCCCCCGGGCTCCCGCCCGGGGCGGGGAGGGCTACGGCCTGGCGCGGCGGGGCGGCCCGTCGGGCCGGTTCGTCCCCCTAACCGGAGCCCATCCAGGCCAGGGTGCGCCGGCGCACCCGTTCCATGAAGGCCGCCAGCTCGTTGCCGAAGCGTTCGAACCGCGCCGCCATCTCGGCGTCGTCCCGGGAGGAGAGGGTGATCTCGGCGATGCGCGCCTCGATGGACTTCTCCCGGTCCAGGCTGCGCAGGATCAGGTCGATCTCGCCGATCACCTGGCGGAACAGGTTGATCTTCTCATCCAGGAGGCGCAGGATGTACTCCTCGATGGTGCGGCGGGCGTAGAGGTTGAAGACCCGCACGGACTCCGCCCGCTGTCCCAGGCGGTGGACGCGGCCGATGCGCTGCTCGACCCGCATGGGGTTCCAGGGCAGGTCGTAGTTGACCACGTTGCGGCAGAACTGCAGGTTGACCCCCTGTCCGCCGCACTCGGTGCTGATCAGCACCCGCGCGCCCCGCCGGAAGCGGGCGGTGGCGGCGTCCCGCTCCGCCGCCCCCATGGCCCCGTGGTAGACCACGGTCTCGATCCCCGCCCGGCGCAGGCGCCGGGCCAGGTAGTCCTGGGTGGCGCGGAACTCGGTGAAGACCACCACCGGCTCGTCCAGCCGGTGGATCAGCCGCTCCAGCATCTGGGCCTTGTGGTTCTCGTCCACCTGGCGGGCCAGCTCGCGCACGCGGGTCCAGGCCAGCGACTGCCACCCCTCGCTGCCCGCCAGCCGTTCCAGGGTGGCGCGCAGGGCGTGGGAGCTGGAGCAGACCTCGCGCTGCAGGGTGAGCAGCGGGAGCACCGTGCCGTGGTACAGCCGGCGCTCGGCGTACTCCTCGCGCACCGCCCGCAGGACGGCCTCGTAGAGCTCGCGCTCCTCGGGGAAGGGGTCCAGCCCGACCAGCTCCACCTCCCGGGCCGGGAAGGGCAGGTCCAGCTCGGCCCGCCGGTTGCGGATCATCACCCGGGCCAGCACCTGCTTGAGCTGCTGCGGGTCCTTGGGGGTCCGCTTGTCCAGGAGGAAGTTGCGCCAGAACTCGCTGTAGGACCCGAAGAGGTCCGGCCGCACCAGGCTCACCAGGCTGTAGAGCTCCGTCAGGTCGTTTTGCAGGGGGGTGGCGGAGAGCAGCAGCAGGTAGCGGGTCGCGAGCCCGCGGACGAAGGCGTGGGCCTGGGTGTTGCGATTCTTCAGCTTGTGGGCCTCGTCCACGATCACCAGGTCCCAGGGGCGCGCCTGGAGGATGCGGCGCTGCTCGTCCCGCTTGGCCAGGTCGAGGGAGGTCACGATCCGCTCGGCGCGCTGGAGGGCCGCTCCCCGCGGGTTGACGGCCAGGGGGAGGGCGAACTTGTCCCGGAACTCCGCGGCCCACTGGCTGACCAGCGGCGTGGGAACCAGCACCAGCACGCGGCGGATGCCGTGGCGCGCCATGAGCTCGCGGGTGACCAGCCCGGCTTCGATGGTCTTGCCGAGGCCGACCTCGTCGGCCAGGATGGCCCGGCCCCCCAGGTCCTCCACCGCGCGCCGGGCGGCCTCGATCTGGTATCCCAGGTAGTGCACGCCCCGGCGCTCCCAGAGCCGTCGCAGCTCCGGCCAGCAGGCGAGGGCCATGCCCGTCACCTCCTCCGCGGGCCGGGTCCCGACCCGGATCCCCAAGCCGCCGGCACCGAGCGTCCGCGGCCTACACGGGGCTGGGCAGCCGGCCCGCTCCCACGTCCAGGCCGAGCCGGCGGCAGGCCGGGGTCAGGGAGCGGCGGCTGGCCGCGGCCCGCGCCCAGAGATCGCCCACGGCGCGCAACCGCGCCGGCGCCGTGCGCAGGTTCCAGGCGGCGGGCTCGACGCCGCGCTCCAGCTCCTCCCACGTCACCGGCATGGACACCGGCGCACCCGGCCGCGGCCGGGGACCGTAGACCGTGACCAGCGTCTTGCCCTTGCCGTTCTGCAGCACGTCCAGGTAGACCGTGGCCGGGGGCCGCCGGGCCACCGCCCGCACGGTGGTGACCAGGTCGGGCCGCAGCCGCTGGACCACCGCCGCCACCCGCCGCGCGAACGCGGTGACCACGGGATAAGGATGCTCCGGGATGACCGGGACGAACACGTGCAGGCCCGTGGCCCCCGACGTCTTCGCATAGGCGTCCAGGTCCAGGGCGGCCAGCACGTGGCGGACCAGGCGCCCCACCTCGACGGCCATGGCGAAGGTGGCCCCGGGACCGGGGTCCAGGTCGAAGACCACCCAGTCCGGACGGTCGGGGTGCCCGATGGTGGACAGCCACGGATGGATCTCGATGGCCGCCTGCTGGCCCAGCCACGCCAGGGTGGCCGGTTCGTCCGCCAGGAGGAACCGGATGGTGCGGCCCTCCCGGGTTCGGTAGGGCCAGGTGCGTACCCACGGCGGCGTCCCGGGCGGCGCGTCCTTCTGGTAGAATCCCGGGGCCTGGGCCCCGTCGGGGTAGCGGGTACAGACCAGCGGCCGGTCGCGCAGGTGCGGCAGGAGATACGGCGCCACGCGCACCCAGTAGTCGATCAGATCCGCCTTGGTCAGCCCGGCGTCGGGCCAGAGCAGCCGGTCCAGGTGGGAGAGCTCCAGCGTTCGACCGGCCACCTGCACCCGCAGCCGTTCTCCCGGCATGGGATCGGCCCTCCCCCGCCTCCCGGCCGCGGGCCGCACGCCGTGCCCCGCGCCGGCGACCGCCTCGGCGCCGCCCGGCGCGGCCCGCCGCGGGCGGGCCGGGGCTGGGAAGGGGACGCCGTCACCCCCGCCTCCGGCCCGGGGATGCCGCCGCGGGGGCGCTGGGGCCGGCGTCAGCCGTCCTCCCCTCGCTCGCGGGGGTTCCCTCCGGGGAGGTCCTCCCCGCGCTCGCGAGGGCTCGCTCCGGGGCGCCCGCGGGGGCTCCCTCCGGGGAGGCCTCGCCCTCGCCCAAGGGGGCCGTCGCCAGGACCGTCCGGGTCGCGGCCCGCGGCCGGGTGACCCGCGTCGGCGGGCAGCCGGCAGTCCCGCGGCGCCCGGTCGTCGCGCCAGCGCCGGAAGACGGGGTGCCGCAGGTGCCCCTGGGGCGTCCAGTGCAGGTAGGTCACCTCGCACACCAGGCTGGGCTCGACCCAGACCACCGGCCGGTGGCGGGCGCGCGCCGGCACCGTGGCGAAGGGGCAGGTGGCCCGCGGGCGGAGGCGTCCCAGCAAGTGGCGGATCGCCTCGCCGCCGAGGCCCGTGCTGACGTCGCCCACGTAGTGCAGCGCCCCGTCCGGACCGTAGAGCCCCAGGAGCAGGGTCCCCACCCCGGCCGCCCGGCCTCCGGGCACCACCCCGCCCACCACCGCCTCCAGCTCCCGTTCCGCCTTGATCTTCTGCCAGTGGTCGGTGCGCCATCCCGGCAAATAGGGGCTGTCCAGGCGCTTGGCCACCACGCCCTCCAGCCCCTGGTCGCGGACGCGGGCGAACAACGCCTCGCCCTGGCCCTCGACGCCGCGGGAGAGAGCGACGCCGGGCGCCGACCCCTGGGGGAAGAGGCGCTCCAGGCGGTGGACGCGGTCGGCCAGCGGGCGGCGAAGCCAGACCTCGCCGCCGAGCCCGAGGAGGTCGAAGACGACGAACAGCGCCGGAGCGATGGCGGCGGACCGGTCGCGGGCCGCGCCGGCCGCCGCGCGCACCCCTCCGGCCCGACGTTGGAGGGCGGCGAAGGAGGGCCGCCCGGCCACCAGGGCGACGATCTCCCCGTCCAAGACCGCGGCCGCCGGCAGCAGGCGGTGGAGGCCGGCCAGCTCGGGGAATCGCGGCGCCAGGTCGTGGCCGTGGCGGGACTGGAGGAAGGTGCGTCCCAGGACGGGGTCGGCGAAGGCCAGGCAGCGATACCCGTCCCACTTGACCTCGAAGCGGTAGGCCGGCGAGGAGAAGGGCGCGGGGGCCCGGCGGGCCAGCATCGGCGGCAGCCGGCCCGGGCACCAGAGCTCGTGCCACGTCCGCGGGATGGGCGGCCCTCCGCCCGCCACGGTCAGCCCCCCTCTGGCGCGACCCGGCGGCACGTCCGGCCCGACGGCCCGGCGGGCGACGCCGGCCGCCGGGACAGGGCGAGCCTCAGCGGACCGGGGCGCCCGCGCCCCGGCGGCCCTCCAGCTGCTCCAGGCTCGCCCGCAGCGCTTCCATGAGGTCGACCACCGGGGCCGGCTCGGGCGGCGCCACCACCGCCTCCTGCCCCTGGAGCTTGCGCTGGACCACCGTCAACAGGGCCTCCCGGTACCGGTCGCGGTAGCGGTCGGGATCGAA
The sequence above is drawn from the Thermaerobacter sp. FW80 genome and encodes:
- a CDS encoding nucleoside recognition domain-containing protein, encoding MLDLIWLGLLIVGLAVAAATGRVEQVTEAVMASTQLAVETVIGFLGVTSLWLGLMKIAEEAGLVTAVARGLQPLMRRIFPTIPPGDPALGAVVMSVSANLLGVGPAATPLGLKAMQELQRINPHKHAASDAMVTFLALTTSGVTLVPATVIAVRAAAGSANPAEIVGPTLLASTVATVTALAADRLLRPLAPVPPPPPGADTADAPHPGAVDGAAGASGPGGDAPRRCDASPAAPPPDPSGPGPA
- a CDS encoding DEAD/DEAH box helicase, whose protein sequence is MALACWPELRRLWERRGVHYLGYQIEAARRAVEDLGGRAILADEVGLGKTIEAGLVTRELMARHGIRRVLVLVPTPLVSQWAAEFRDKFALPLAVNPRGAALQRAERIVTSLDLAKRDEQRRILQARPWDLVIVDEAHKLKNRNTQAHAFVRGLATRYLLLLSATPLQNDLTELYSLVSLVRPDLFGSYSEFWRNFLLDKRTPKDPQQLKQVLARVMIRNRRAELDLPFPAREVELVGLDPFPEERELYEAVLRAVREEYAERRLYHGTVLPLLTLQREVCSSSHALRATLERLAGSEGWQSLAWTRVRELARQVDENHKAQMLERLIHRLDEPVVVFTEFRATQDYLARRLRRAGIETVVYHGAMGAAERDAATARFRRGARVLISTECGGQGVNLQFCRNVVNYDLPWNPMRVEQRIGRVHRLGQRAESVRVFNLYARRTIEEYILRLLDEKINLFRQVIGEIDLILRSLDREKSIEARIAEITLSSRDDAEMAARFERFGNELAAFMERVRRRTLAWMGSG
- the ligD gene encoding non-homologous end-joining DNA ligase, whose product is MPGERLRVQVAGRTLELSHLDRLLWPDAGLTKADLIDYWVRVAPYLLPHLRDRPLVCTRYPDGAQAPGFYQKDAPPGTPPWVRTWPYRTREGRTIRFLLADEPATLAWLGQQAAIEIHPWLSTIGHPDRPDWVVFDLDPGPGATFAMAVEVGRLVRHVLAALDLDAYAKTSGATGLHVFVPVIPEHPYPVVTAFARRVAAVVQRLRPDLVTTVRAVARRPPATVYLDVLQNGKGKTLVTVYGPRPRPGAPVSMPVTWEELERGVEPAAWNLRTAPARLRAVGDLWARAAASRRSLTPACRRLGLDVGAGRLPSPV
- the ligD gene encoding non-homologous end-joining DNA ligase yields the protein MAGGGPPIPRTWHELWCPGRLPPMLARRAPAPFSSPAYRFEVKWDGYRCLAFADPVLGRTFLQSRHGHDLAPRFPELAGLHRLLPAAAVLDGEIVALVAGRPSFAALQRRAGGVRAAAGAARDRSAAIAPALFVVFDLLGLGGEVWLRRPLADRVHRLERLFPQGSAPGVALSRGVEGQGEALFARVRDQGLEGVVAKRLDSPYLPGWRTDHWQKIKAERELEAVVGGVVPGGRAAGVGTLLLGLYGPDGALHYVGDVSTGLGGEAIRHLLGRLRPRATCPFATVPARARHRPVVWVEPSLVCEVTYLHWTPQGHLRHPVFRRWRDDRAPRDCRLPADAGHPAAGRDPDGPGDGPLGRGRGLPGGSPRGRPGASPRERGEDLPGGNPRERGEDG